Within Dermacentor albipictus isolate Rhodes 1998 colony chromosome 3, USDA_Dalb.pri_finalv2, whole genome shotgun sequence, the genomic segment tgtctgtctgtctgtctgtccgtctgtctgtctgtctgtctgtctgtctgtctgtccgtacatctgtccgtccgtgcgtccgtccgtccgtccgtctgtctgtctgtctgtctgtctgtctgtctgtctgtctgtctgtctgtctgtctgtctgtctgtccgtccgtccgtccgtccgtccgtctgtctgtctgtctgtctgtctgtctgtctgtctgtctgtctgtctgtctgtctgtctgtctgtctgtctgtctgtccgtccgtccgtccgtccgtctgtctgtctgtctgtctgtccgtccgtcaaATAAAATCACAATAACAAAATCatataacaataacaataacaaaatcaacaccgccgtggttgctcagtggctatgctgttgggctgctgagcacgaggacgcgggatcaaatcccggtcacggcggccgcatttcggtgggggcgaaatgcgaaaacacccgtgtacttagatttaggtgcacgttaaagaaccccaggtggtcgaaatttacggagtcccccactacggcgtgcctcataatcagaaagtggtttgggcacgtaaaatgccataatttaattctttaatAACAAAATCAACAATAACATTCAAGTAAGTTCCAGTCATGCAGGCGTGttttgcgctgagcgataacattaagTTGTGCACAGGTGAGATGCAGTCCCCGAAATaagtgtcaatatatatatatatatatatatatatatatatatatatatatatatatatatatatatatatgtgtgtgtgtgtgtgtgtgtgtgtgtgtgtgtgagtgtgtgtgtgatgaAAAAGAGAAGCAGTCCTAGAACTGCGCCATATGGGACATTTGTTTGAACAGCAAACAGTGCCGTCAGACTCACTGGGGTGGGTATTTTCCTGTCTCTGTAGTCTGGTAACCTGCATCGCACTGTGTCATTCACACTCTGTGCTGTTATAAAGATAATCAAACCGTGGAATAGAGATGCAATGCCCGTGAAGGCTTAATTCCTAACGTACCCTGTGGGAAGCAAGCCCATAATGGTTCGTTAGACGCTGAGGTTTAGGCTTTATATTTATTTCGGCAAAGAGTGACTTTGTACCAAATTACTGCAATGTTCTCATAAAACTAGAGGGAAATAATAGAAAGCCGTATATCGACTGTAAGGTAAACAAGCCGACCTTGAGAGTGCGTCGGTCTTATTTCTGGCCCTCCGTTTCTACTCTAATCGAACAATGGATGCTGGATTTCGGGAATTAAGAGTTCCCTTAAGAGATTTAGCCAAAACATCGCTACTCAGAAACGAAAGTCAGTGAGACAAAAAATTTCCGTCTCGCCTGTAGACAACGATTGTCCATGAAGAGCTGTATGTTTACTACAGACACGATGCAACAACAAATCAATTCGTAGCGAACAAGTTATGTTGGGTCAAGCAGAACTGGAAGCGAGGCAAATGTTATTGAATAAATTTTAACGCTGTCGCTGGGCGTAGACTATATAAGGTACGTGAGAAACGCGTTAATGTTTTACCAATATTAGTGAGTGGTTGCGCTTAGTACTGAAACAAGGAGTACACAATGTGAGCACAAAGCCGGAACGTAGGTTGATATTTATTGAtcagaaagcaagaaatctgTACCAGACGCATACCTTACTCCTAAGAAGCTAAACCAGCGATGCAGAGCGCAGCATGCTTTGTTTTGCACGTACCATGGTTGCACGTACACTTCAACGTGGCCTCTATTCTGCAGCTTCTCGAATCTTTAGGTTTCTTTTCCCAAACGAGGCTGCAGCTGCACTCACCGCAATCTCTGTTTGCGCTACCACCGAATTCATCGGGTGGGCCAGAGGAGCCAGACGAGCCAGGCACTAAGAAAAGAAATGAATATCTTATGTCggctaaacaaaacaaaacaaaaaggaaagaaacctTTGGGGGAAGGGATCCAGGAATTAAATTTTTAAAACAAATCAAATAGGCATAATCAAGAAAAAAAGCTGTTACAACAGGATCGAATATTTTCTCAGTTTTAAGTAAAGTATATAAGGGTAATATGAAGGCAGGAACAATAAGACACCAGATGCAAGTACAGTGTTGTCCTCGCGGAAAGCGAAAACGATCATACGAAATGGCTCGGCAAAATGTATTGAAAGGAGACAAACATTCTGAGATTTGCCAAACAATAGGTTGTTTTGCATTGACCGAGACAAAGAGTTGGCACGAAAGAAATTAATTTACTGGCTTTATTGGCTATGCTTTTATTCTCCTTTAGTGGCTTTTCTGGAAGTAAGTTATTGAAGCATGACCTATGTTTCAGCTTATTCATTCCAAGGATTAATGAATACATCTGGGTACGGTACAGACAATGACCTGTCCTTGTATCACTAAAATGTGCAAAGCCCAAGAAACGAGACTGAGGAAATCCAGatagaaatgcagcagatgagcTTGTCATTTTCTTGCTCTTACTGAGGCGTGGTTTCGTTCGGAGGGATATCTCATTCTTGGCTACTAACATATAACTGAATTCAGGAAAAATATTCGAAGTGCAAGTATTGCCCTATCCGTGCAAAAGAGATTGCCTTTTAACATCCAGACTggttacacgggtgttttctagAGAGGGAAAgcgagaaatagaagacaggaaaggcagggaggttaaccagacgcacttCCGGTTTGCTAACCTGCAGTGAGGGAAGGGGGTATGGGcacgaagagagagaggaaagagaaacaccacagtttcgcgcacagttgAAAGTTGgcaccgagtctacacatggttcccaagacctgtcgacttgaggtacttcAAGAGCGCTCTTGTGGCTTTCTGGGTCACCGACGCGTACGGccagggtccaaggatcttcCTTACGGAAAATGGTCAAGAGTCCACCTAGTTCAGTGCTGTACGAAGAActtcgcgctcgacgtcgtattggggACAGATACATAGGATATGTTCAATCGTTTTGCGGTTCCGAGGATTTGGAATATGTTAGTATGATAGACCGGAACACCTTTATAATTTTTTATACCGCGTCCCACAATGAAACATTGAATTCAAATAACCTTCGTGTTATTGCGCTTGCTGATTTAAATGCTGACGTTATGGTGAGATTTACTATTCAAATTGCCCTAACTGAAACGATCCTGCTGTATGGCTATGTCGACACAGTTGATTCCGAACGCCTGTGAATAAATCgtcagcaagaataacagatctATTTTACTCCCCGTTGAAACGGCCTTTGAGGGAGTCTTTTTATGGGGTCGAAGTGATCACTTgccgttttttgtttttgtctttgtCTTCGTAGGTAAGGAAcgagtcatcatcagcctggtaactcccactgcagggaaaaggcctctcccacgcttctccaacaaccccggtcatgtactaattgttgccatgttgtccctgcaaacttcttaaccttatccgcccacctagctttctgccgccccctgcttcgcttcccttctcttggaatctagtcggcaacccttaatgaccatcggttacattccttcctcatcacatgtcctgcccatgcccatttctttttcatgatttcaactaagatgtcattacctcgcgtttgttccttcacccaacctgctcttttctcatcccttaacgttacaaccatcattcttctttccatagctcgttgcgtcgtcctcaaatttaagtagaacccattcgtaagcctcgaggtttctgccccgaacgtgagtactggtaagacacagctcttatacgcttttctcttgagggataatggcaacttgctgttaatgatctgtgaatgcctgcctaacgcaccccagcccattcttattcttctgattatttccgtctcatgatccggatccgccgtcactacctgccctaagtagatgtagtcCCTTACGActgccagtgcctcgctacctattataaattgctattctcttccgagactgttaaacattactttagttttctgcagattaatctttagacctggccttctgctttgcccctccaggtcagtgagcatgcattgcaattggtcccctaggcaatatcatcagcgaatcgcaagttattaactcttatcctcaattcttcccaatccaggtttctgaatacctcctgtaaacacgctgtgaatagcattggagaggtcgtatctccctgcctaacgcctttctttattggggttttgttactttctttatggagggctatggTCGTTGCGGTGCCGCTATAGATCTTTTTCAATATTTTTATATACgggtcgtctacaccctgattccgtaatgcctccatgactgctgatgtttcaaCTGAATCCAACGtttcctcgtaatcaatgaaagttatatatgAAGGTTGGTTACATTCCTCACATTTTTCTGTCAGCTGATTGATAGTATggatatggtgtattgttgagtcgcccttacggaatcctgcctggtctttggttgacagaagtctaaggtgttcctgattctatttgcgattaccttagtaaatactttgtaggcaacggacagtaagctgattagtctaaaatttttcaagtctttggcatcccctgtcttacggattaggattatgttagcgttctcccaagattccggtacgctctaggtcatgaggcattgcgtatacaagttGGTcactttttctagaacaatctgcccaccatccttcaaccaATCTGCTGTTACcggatcttccccagctgccttacactttgcatattgtcacgtggtcgtgacgtcaaggaacacagtagcaatactgtgaacgacaaaactaacttttattgggcgaacctgtgcccaaaacacaggctacacttatagcacaacgatagcggcgaacacgctcggcgatcgtcgaaaatctcatcagcgggtcaagcgcgtcggcttttatacagcagtcatcgaatgttccagactaaacgttgtGACCCGcttgccttctacaaagttccacaccattcgtgtcaagcgatgaaatcagataatacaaggttcggtgacaacagacagtggatagaagcatcgataactttccagaaacttcgggtacatgcaggcgcgtcccgcgctgtgcgataacatttgttaggtggcgaaacctggtcgcccgataaagataagtacacgtgtcaatacccccctcttaaaaagcatcgacccgatgctgcaaacaaccgaaagtaataaataagcactcacagcaaagaaaaaaaaacaaaataaggaaagttcgttagcgtccgtaaaatggcttaaaacgcaccacgtggaccacttcaggtcgtgcgcgacgtcgccgtctggcacgacctcatagtccagtgcgccaatacgtcggatgaccttgtagggtccgaaatagcgtcgcaatagtttcccactcagtcctcgtcgacgtatcggggtccatacccaaacacggtcgcccggctggtactcgacgaagtgtCGTCGGAggctgtagtgtcggctgtcggtcctctgctggttcttgcttcgcaggcgggcgagctgtcgggcttcttcggcgcgctgtagataggtagcgacgtcaagattctcttcgtcagttacgtgcggcagcatggcgtcgagcgtcgtcgtcgagttcctgccgtaaaccaacttgaacg encodes:
- the LOC135915626 gene encoding uncharacterized protein isoform X2, with amino-acid sequence MRASAFAVTLVAIAPIVVDAGFVSTVAKTIAKVPKPAAKIAMGTLERVGDIANIGMDLAASGKTQGLPGSSGSSGPPDEFGGSANRDCGECSCSLVWEKKPKDSRSCRIEATLKCTCNHGTCKTKHAALCIAGLAS
- the LOC135915626 gene encoding uncharacterized protein isoform X1, translated to MRASAFAVTLVAIAPIVVDAGFVSTVAKTIAKVPKPAAKIAMGTLERVGDIANIGMDLAAASGKTQGLPGSSGSSGPPDEFGGSANRDCGECSCSLVWEKKPKDSRSCRIEATLKCTCNHGTCKTKHAALCIAGLAS